In Maylandia zebra isolate NMK-2024a linkage group LG12, Mzebra_GT3a, whole genome shotgun sequence, a single genomic region encodes these proteins:
- the si:dkey-174n20.1 gene encoding retinol dehydrogenase 14, protein MYVFYTILASLVFFFILKWMKKRRYFTDLKRLDGKTVLITGGNSGIGKETAVALALRGARVVIACRDPDKAETAVREIKLKSHSLNVLHMELDLANLRSVREFCKNFLQKEKRLDILINNAGMPSILDWTDDGFSMCFGVNHLGHFLLANLLLPRLKECAPSRVVTLTCSTYKYQKLDFQDLNYNLLPFFTYCRSKLANIYFSQELARITDGKGVTSYAVHPGFVQSSWTCHYSFLFRMLMQVIMWMFFVPCEIGAQTVIYCAVSDEAAKHSGGYFVDCRPAVLRPFAKDAGVAKKLWEASERLVKLA, encoded by the exons ATGTATGTTTTCTACACAATTCTCGCatctttagtttttttcttcattctgaAATGGATGAAAAAGAGGAGATATTTCACCGACCTGAAAAGACTTGATGGTAAAACAGTTCTTATAACAG GTGGTAATTCAGGTATAGGTAAGGAGACCGCTGTTGCCTTGGCACTGAGAGGCGCCCGTGTCGTCATCGCTTGCAGAGACCCGGACAAGGCCGAGACGGCCGTCAGAGAGATCAAGTTAAAGAGTCACAGTCTGAACGTCCTTCACATGGAGCTGGATCTGGCCAACCTGCGCTCAGTGAGGGAATTCTGTAAGAACTTTCTCCAGAAAGAGAAGAGGCTTGATATCCTGATCAATAATGCAG GCATGCCCAGCATCCTTGACTGGACGGATGATGGCTTCAGCATGTGTTTTGGCGTCAACCATTTGGGGCACTTCCTTCTAGCCAACCTGCTTCTTCCTCGCCTGAAGGAGTGTGCCCCCAGCCGGGTGGTGACCCTCACATGCTCCACTTACAAATACCAGAAATTGGACTTCCAGGACCTCAATTACAACTTGCTTCCCTTCTTCACCTACTGCCGCAGCAAGCTGGCTAATATCTACTTCAGTCAGGAACTGGCTCGCATCACTGACGGGAAAGGAGTGACTTCATATGCTGTGCACCCTG GTTTTGTGCAAAGCAGCTGGACATGCCACTACTCTTTCCTGTTCCGGATGCTGATGCAGGTGATCATGTGGATGTTTTTTGTGCCGTGTGAGATTGGAGCTCAGACTGTCATCTACTGTGCCGTGTCAGATGAAGCTGCCAAACACAGCGGGGGGTACTTCGTCGACTGCCGACCTGCAGTGCTCCGTCCTTTTGCAAAAGATGCAGGTGTGGCCAAAAAGCTGTGGGAGGCCAGTGAGAGACTGGTGAAGCTGGCTTAA